The Candidatus Dependentiae bacterium genome window below encodes:
- the rodA gene encoding rod shape-determining protein RodA, translated as MLFVNKRHLCYFDWISLSLVLILSIIGLSFVFSTTCKDGNMSLFFKKQFCGILSGIAIYFFCSFIDYHTICRVGYWLYILTIGLLLFTLIKGSVGMGAQRWIDLGLIKFQSSDLAKLFFPMFITYYFLHDNEKDTQAQHITYGIPLAIIGLCFLLVVKQPDLGTGLVILFSGSLMLWFTGLDMKFFMAGAFLLLLTAPISWHFLKPYQKKRILVFLGEGDRNKERYQIEQSKIAVGSGGLLGKGFGKGTQNKFCFLPESRTDCIFSVLCEEAGFIGAIFVLLLYLSLFLQLVRLISTISSLYPKLMCLGLLAPIVFSTMINIGMVLDLMPVVGIPLPFMSYGVTHIWTTFASLGCINSVTCQRYAQDM; from the coding sequence ATGCTTTTTGTAAACAAACGACACCTTTGCTACTTCGATTGGATAAGCCTAAGCCTTGTTTTAATTCTTTCAATTATTGGCCTTTCTTTTGTCTTTAGCACCACATGCAAAGATGGAAATATGTCTTTATTTTTCAAAAAACAGTTCTGTGGAATTTTATCTGGAATTGCTATCTATTTTTTTTGCAGCTTTATCGATTATCATACGATTTGCCGGGTTGGTTATTGGCTCTACATTTTAACCATTGGCCTTCTTTTATTTACGCTCATAAAAGGTTCTGTGGGGATGGGAGCACAAAGATGGATAGATCTCGGGCTCATAAAATTCCAGTCTTCTGATTTAGCCAAACTGTTTTTCCCCATGTTTATCACATACTATTTTTTACACGACAATGAAAAAGATACGCAGGCTCAGCACATAACTTATGGAATACCACTGGCTATCATTGGTCTTTGTTTCTTACTTGTCGTCAAACAACCAGACCTTGGAACAGGCCTGGTTATTCTTTTTTCTGGATCATTAATGCTCTGGTTTACTGGACTTGATATGAAGTTCTTTATGGCTGGAGCTTTTTTACTGCTCCTGACAGCTCCAATTTCATGGCACTTTTTAAAGCCGTATCAAAAAAAACGTATCTTAGTTTTTTTAGGAGAGGGAGATAGAAATAAAGAGCGCTACCAAATCGAACAGTCAAAAATTGCGGTTGGCTCTGGTGGACTTTTAGGCAAAGGTTTTGGAAAAGGAACTCAAAATAAATTTTGTTTTTTGCCTGAAAGTAGAACCGATTGTATATTTTCTGTTCTATGCGAAGAGGCAGGATTTATTGGTGCAATATTTGTTTTACTGCTGTACCTTTCACTGTTTTTACAACTCGTTAGACTTATTTCGACTATCTCATCGTTATACCCAAAGCTGATGTGCCTTGGCCTTTTAGCCCCTATTGTTTTTTCAACCATGATCAATATTGGCATGGTGCTCGATTTAATGCCTGTGGTTGGAATCCCCCTGCCATTTATGAGCTATGGAGTTACACACATCTGGACTACTTTTGCCAGTCTTGGCTGCATCAACAGCGTAACTTGTCAAAGATATGCCCAGGATATGTAA